One Lucilia cuprina isolate Lc7/37 chromosome 4, ASM2204524v1, whole genome shotgun sequence DNA segment encodes these proteins:
- the LOC111690486 gene encoding elongation of very long chain fatty acids protein isoform X2, giving the protein MNFVTAIYDGWRDLMDNKSDPRTRDFPLMSSPFPTIAISLTYAYFVKVLGPKLMENRKPFELRKVLIVYNFAQVLFSAWLFYESCIGGWLNGYNLRCEPVDYSYSPKALRTARGCWWYFFSKFTEFFDTFFFVMRKRYDQVSTLHVIHHGIMPVSVWWGVKFTPGGHSTFFGFLNTFVHIIMYTYYMLAAMGPKVQKYLWWKKYLTVLQMIQFVLVMVHSFQLFFKNDCNYPIGFAYFIGAHAVMFYFLFSDFYKQAYLKREKDKAALKAAQSQSNGAIKSHQNGSAYSKEVNGNTKFADSMSKLDDASLTSPTAKTTRQRVFAAGNN; this is encoded by the exons aatTTTGTCACAGCAATTTATGATGGCTGGCGAGATCTTATGGACAATAAATCAGATCCCAGAACGAGAGATTTTCCACTTATGAGTTCGCCCTTTCCCACAATTGCCATCAGTTTAACATATGCCTACTTTGTAaag gtaCTTGGTCCCAAATTAATGGAAAACAGAAAACCTTTCGAATTACGCaaagttttaattgtttacaattttgcaCAAGTTCTTTTCAGTGCCTGGTTATTTTATGAG tcTTGTATTGGTGGCTGGTTAAATGGTTATAATTTAAGATGTGAACCTGTAGATTATTCATATTCCCCCAAAGCCCTAAGA ACGGCGCGTGGTTGTTGGTggtatttcttttcaaaattcacCGAATTCTTTGATACTTTCTTCTTTGTGATGCGCAAACGTTACGATCAAGTTTCTACTTTGCATGTGATACATCATGGTATTATGCCTGTGTCCGTTTGGTGGGGTGTTAAATTCACTCCCGGTGGCCATTCGACTTTCTTCGGTTTCCTCAACACTTTCGTGCACATTATCATGTACACTTACTATATGTTGGCTGCCATGGGTCCCAAGGTTCAAAAGTATTTGTGGTGGAAGAAGTACTTGACTGTCTTGCAAATGATTCAATTTGTTTTGGTGATGGTCCACTCCTTCCAATTGTTCTTCAAAAATGACTGCAACTATCCCATTGGTTTTGCTTACTTCATTGGAGCCCATGCTGTTATGTTCTACTTCTTGTTCTCCGATTTCTATAAACAAGCCTATTTGAAGAGAGAAAAG GACAAGGCTGCCTTGAAAGCTGCCCAGTCCCAGAGCAATGGTGCCATTAAATCTCATCAGAATGGCTCTGCTTACAGTAAAGAAGTCAATGGTAATACCAAATTTGCCGATTCCATGTCTAAACTAGACGATGCCTCTCTAACATCACCAACTGCCAAAACGACGAGACAAAGAGTATTTGCTGCTggcaataattaa
- the LOC111690486 gene encoding elongation of very long chain fatty acids protein isoform X1, with protein MDLENFVTAIYDGWRDLMDNKSDPRTRDFPLMSSPFPTIAISLTYAYFVKVLGPKLMENRKPFELRKVLIVYNFAQVLFSAWLFYESCIGGWLNGYNLRCEPVDYSYSPKALRTARGCWWYFFSKFTEFFDTFFFVMRKRYDQVSTLHVIHHGIMPVSVWWGVKFTPGGHSTFFGFLNTFVHIIMYTYYMLAAMGPKVQKYLWWKKYLTVLQMIQFVLVMVHSFQLFFKNDCNYPIGFAYFIGAHAVMFYFLFSDFYKQAYLKREKDKAALKAAQSQSNGAIKSHQNGSAYSKEVNGNTKFADSMSKLDDASLTSPTAKTTRQRVFAAGNN; from the exons aatTTTGTCACAGCAATTTATGATGGCTGGCGAGATCTTATGGACAATAAATCAGATCCCAGAACGAGAGATTTTCCACTTATGAGTTCGCCCTTTCCCACAATTGCCATCAGTTTAACATATGCCTACTTTGTAaag gtaCTTGGTCCCAAATTAATGGAAAACAGAAAACCTTTCGAATTACGCaaagttttaattgtttacaattttgcaCAAGTTCTTTTCAGTGCCTGGTTATTTTATGAG tcTTGTATTGGTGGCTGGTTAAATGGTTATAATTTAAGATGTGAACCTGTAGATTATTCATATTCCCCCAAAGCCCTAAGA ACGGCGCGTGGTTGTTGGTggtatttcttttcaaaattcacCGAATTCTTTGATACTTTCTTCTTTGTGATGCGCAAACGTTACGATCAAGTTTCTACTTTGCATGTGATACATCATGGTATTATGCCTGTGTCCGTTTGGTGGGGTGTTAAATTCACTCCCGGTGGCCATTCGACTTTCTTCGGTTTCCTCAACACTTTCGTGCACATTATCATGTACACTTACTATATGTTGGCTGCCATGGGTCCCAAGGTTCAAAAGTATTTGTGGTGGAAGAAGTACTTGACTGTCTTGCAAATGATTCAATTTGTTTTGGTGATGGTCCACTCCTTCCAATTGTTCTTCAAAAATGACTGCAACTATCCCATTGGTTTTGCTTACTTCATTGGAGCCCATGCTGTTATGTTCTACTTCTTGTTCTCCGATTTCTATAAACAAGCCTATTTGAAGAGAGAAAAG GACAAGGCTGCCTTGAAAGCTGCCCAGTCCCAGAGCAATGGTGCCATTAAATCTCATCAGAATGGCTCTGCTTACAGTAAAGAAGTCAATGGTAATACCAAATTTGCCGATTCCATGTCTAAACTAGACGATGCCTCTCTAACATCACCAACTGCCAAAACGACGAGACAAAGAGTATTTGCTGCTggcaataattaa